One region of Quercus lobata isolate SW786 chromosome 2, ValleyOak3.0 Primary Assembly, whole genome shotgun sequence genomic DNA includes:
- the LOC115977283 gene encoding uncharacterized protein LOC115977283 isoform X1: protein MSLLPSNLVPLRLQTLHHPPNPNRGLPYPIPRLPYSRSQTPRILCAKRTGKQRYPSEKKKLKQKQKQTLTLTPVDNKFEGVWRLSKLGVPIHSDPGKDFLGVSPGLLQEIAKVIEFPVASMLPQDAFSVVRKSFDARKMLKEPKFVYTVDMDVSKLLSLEPRTWDFISRLEPKLGLIEHMPNERASGDLISIIHDSKKNPKDIVTTENENGHNNYSGSEQSYKCPTIKKTKIAVVGSGPSGLFASLVLAELGADVTLIERGQAVEQRGRDIGALVVRRILQLESNFCFGEGGAGTWSDGKLVTRIGRNSGSVQAVMKTLVHFGAPKNILIDGKPHLGTDRLIPLLRNFRQHLQGLGVTIKFGTRVDDLLVEDGHVVGVRVSDSRDKLQFNSQKLGYDGVVLAVGHSARDIYQMLLSHNMVLVPKDFAVGLRIEHPQELINRIQYSALATEVYKGRGKVPVADYKVVNYVNGEDGGPSSNSGATGRNCYSFCMCPGGQVVLTSTNPSELCVNGMSFSRRASKWANAALVATVSTKDFETLGCRGPLAGVEFQMEFERKAAIMGGGNFVVPVQTVTDFMENRLSVTSVPPSSYRLGVKAANLHELFPIHLTEALQHSISTFDKELPGFITSEALLHGVETRTSSPIQIPRNTDTYESTSLKGLYPVGEGAGYAGGIVSAAVDGMFAGFAVARNFNLLDSCIESSLGKAQSAGVVKY from the exons ATGTCTCTTCTTCCTTCCAACCTCGTTCCTCTCCGTCTCCAAACTCTCCACCACCCTCCAAACCCTAACCGTGGACTCCCCTATCCAATCCCAAGGCTCCCTTATTCCCGTTCCCAAACACCCCGAATCCTCTGCGCCAAGAGAACCGGTAAGCAACGCTACCCATCGGAGAAGAAGAAGctgaaacaaaagcaaaagcaaaccctaaccctaacgcCGGTCGACAACAAATTCGAAGGCGTTTGGAGGCTCTCCAAGCTCGGAGTTCCGATTCACAGTGACCCCGGCAAGGACTTTCTCGGCGTATCCCCGGGTTTGCTCCAAGAGATTGCCAAAGTGATCGAATTCCCG GTTGCTTCTATGCTGCCACAGGATGCTTTCTCCGTTGTTCGGAAATCTTTTGATGCAAGGAAG ATGTTGAAGGAACCAAAATTTGTATATACTGTGGACATGGATGTCAGTAAACTCCTGAGTCTCGAGCCTCGTACCTGGGATTTCATTTCTCGGTTGGAGCCTAAACTTGGGCTTATAGAACATATGCCTAATGAAAGAGCTTCTGGTGATTTGATTAGTATAATACATGATTCCAAAAAGAACCCCAAAGATATAGTGAcaacagaaaatgaaaatggacATAACAATTATTCTGGGTCAGAACAATCATACAAGTGCCCAACaatcaaaaagacaaaaatagcAGTCGTCGGTAGTGGACCATCTGGCCTGTTTGCTTCTCTTGTTCTTGCAGAACTTGGTGCTGATGTTACCTTAATAGAAAGAGGTCAAGCCGTTGAACAAAGGGGGCGTGACATTGGTGCCTTGGTAGTTCGCCGTATTCTACAATTGGAAAGCAATTTTTGCTTTGGGGAG GGTGGTGCAGGTACCTGGAGTGATGGAAAGTTAGTAACTAGAATTGGAAGAAACAGTGGCAGTGTTCAGGCG GTTATGAAAACTTTAGTTCACTTTGGAGCTCCAAAAAATATCTTGATAGATGGCAAGCCTCACTTGGGAACAGATAGGTTGATTCCATTGCTTCGCAACTTTCGGCAACATCTGCAAGGGCTGGGT GTCACTATCAAGTTTGGGACAAGGGTAGATGATCTGCTTGTAGAGGATGGACATGTTGTAGGGGTTAGAGTCTCTGATTCAAGAGACAAATTACAGTTCAATAGCCAGAAGTTGGGATATGATGGGGTTGTTCTGGCTGTTGGGCATTCTGCACGTGATATATACCAGATGCTTCTTTCTCATAATATGGTCTTGGTCCCAAAAGATTTTGCC GTTGGTTTGCGGATCGAGCATCCTCAAGAGCTAATAAATAGAATACAG TATTCTGCATTGGCCACTGAGGTTTATAAGGGACGTGGAAAAGTACCTGTGGCAGATTACAAGGTGGTCAATTATGTTAACGGAGAGGATGGGGGCCCATCCTCCAATTCAGGAGCAACAGGTCGCAATTGCTATTCCTTCTGCATGTGTCCTGGTGGGCAG GTTGTTCTCACAAGTACAAATCCATCAGAACTCTGTGTCAACGGCATGTCCTTCTCTCGACGTGCATCTAAGTGGGCAAATGCTGCACTTGTTGCGACCGTCTCTACAAAGGATTTTGAAACACTAGGTTGCCGTGGACCTCTTGCAGGGGTTGAATTTCAG ATGGAATTTGAGCGCAAAGCAGCTATAATGGGCGGGGGAAATTTTGTGGTGCCTGTCCAAACGGTTACTGATTTTATGGAAAACAGGTTATCAG TAACATCTGTGCCACCATCAAGTTATCGGTTAGGAGTGAAGGCAGCAAATCTCCATGAGCTATTCCCAATTCATTTAACAGAGGCTTTACAACACTCGATCTCAACATTTGACAAAGAG TTGCCAGGATTCATAACCAGTGAGGCCCTTCTTCATGGAGTGGAG ACCAGGACCAGCTCTCCCATCCAGATTCCCCGCAACACTGACACCTATGAGAGCACATCGTTGAAAGGATTATATCCAGTTGGTGAAGGGGCAGGGTATGCTGGTGGGATTGTAAGTGCAGCAGTCGATGGCATGTTTGCAGGTTTTGCAGTggcaagaaattttaatttgttagaCAGTTGCATAGAATCTTCTTTGGGCAAGGCTCAGAGTGCTGGAGTAGTGAAGTACTAG
- the LOC115977283 gene encoding uncharacterized protein LOC115977283 isoform X2: MLKEPKFVYTVDMDVSKLLSLEPRTWDFISRLEPKLGLIEHMPNERASGDLISIIHDSKKNPKDIVTTENENGHNNYSGSEQSYKCPTIKKTKIAVVGSGPSGLFASLVLAELGADVTLIERGQAVEQRGRDIGALVVRRILQLESNFCFGEGGAGTWSDGKLVTRIGRNSGSVQAVMKTLVHFGAPKNILIDGKPHLGTDRLIPLLRNFRQHLQGLGVTIKFGTRVDDLLVEDGHVVGVRVSDSRDKLQFNSQKLGYDGVVLAVGHSARDIYQMLLSHNMVLVPKDFAVGLRIEHPQELINRIQYSALATEVYKGRGKVPVADYKVVNYVNGEDGGPSSNSGATGRNCYSFCMCPGGQVVLTSTNPSELCVNGMSFSRRASKWANAALVATVSTKDFETLGCRGPLAGVEFQMEFERKAAIMGGGNFVVPVQTVTDFMENRLSVTSVPPSSYRLGVKAANLHELFPIHLTEALQHSISTFDKELPGFITSEALLHGVETRTSSPIQIPRNTDTYESTSLKGLYPVGEGAGYAGGIVSAAVDGMFAGFAVARNFNLLDSCIESSLGKAQSAGVVKY, from the exons ATGTTGAAGGAACCAAAATTTGTATATACTGTGGACATGGATGTCAGTAAACTCCTGAGTCTCGAGCCTCGTACCTGGGATTTCATTTCTCGGTTGGAGCCTAAACTTGGGCTTATAGAACATATGCCTAATGAAAGAGCTTCTGGTGATTTGATTAGTATAATACATGATTCCAAAAAGAACCCCAAAGATATAGTGAcaacagaaaatgaaaatggacATAACAATTATTCTGGGTCAGAACAATCATACAAGTGCCCAACaatcaaaaagacaaaaatagcAGTCGTCGGTAGTGGACCATCTGGCCTGTTTGCTTCTCTTGTTCTTGCAGAACTTGGTGCTGATGTTACCTTAATAGAAAGAGGTCAAGCCGTTGAACAAAGGGGGCGTGACATTGGTGCCTTGGTAGTTCGCCGTATTCTACAATTGGAAAGCAATTTTTGCTTTGGGGAG GGTGGTGCAGGTACCTGGAGTGATGGAAAGTTAGTAACTAGAATTGGAAGAAACAGTGGCAGTGTTCAGGCG GTTATGAAAACTTTAGTTCACTTTGGAGCTCCAAAAAATATCTTGATAGATGGCAAGCCTCACTTGGGAACAGATAGGTTGATTCCATTGCTTCGCAACTTTCGGCAACATCTGCAAGGGCTGGGT GTCACTATCAAGTTTGGGACAAGGGTAGATGATCTGCTTGTAGAGGATGGACATGTTGTAGGGGTTAGAGTCTCTGATTCAAGAGACAAATTACAGTTCAATAGCCAGAAGTTGGGATATGATGGGGTTGTTCTGGCTGTTGGGCATTCTGCACGTGATATATACCAGATGCTTCTTTCTCATAATATGGTCTTGGTCCCAAAAGATTTTGCC GTTGGTTTGCGGATCGAGCATCCTCAAGAGCTAATAAATAGAATACAG TATTCTGCATTGGCCACTGAGGTTTATAAGGGACGTGGAAAAGTACCTGTGGCAGATTACAAGGTGGTCAATTATGTTAACGGAGAGGATGGGGGCCCATCCTCCAATTCAGGAGCAACAGGTCGCAATTGCTATTCCTTCTGCATGTGTCCTGGTGGGCAG GTTGTTCTCACAAGTACAAATCCATCAGAACTCTGTGTCAACGGCATGTCCTTCTCTCGACGTGCATCTAAGTGGGCAAATGCTGCACTTGTTGCGACCGTCTCTACAAAGGATTTTGAAACACTAGGTTGCCGTGGACCTCTTGCAGGGGTTGAATTTCAG ATGGAATTTGAGCGCAAAGCAGCTATAATGGGCGGGGGAAATTTTGTGGTGCCTGTCCAAACGGTTACTGATTTTATGGAAAACAGGTTATCAG TAACATCTGTGCCACCATCAAGTTATCGGTTAGGAGTGAAGGCAGCAAATCTCCATGAGCTATTCCCAATTCATTTAACAGAGGCTTTACAACACTCGATCTCAACATTTGACAAAGAG TTGCCAGGATTCATAACCAGTGAGGCCCTTCTTCATGGAGTGGAG ACCAGGACCAGCTCTCCCATCCAGATTCCCCGCAACACTGACACCTATGAGAGCACATCGTTGAAAGGATTATATCCAGTTGGTGAAGGGGCAGGGTATGCTGGTGGGATTGTAAGTGCAGCAGTCGATGGCATGTTTGCAGGTTTTGCAGTggcaagaaattttaatttgttagaCAGTTGCATAGAATCTTCTTTGGGCAAGGCTCAGAGTGCTGGAGTAGTGAAGTACTAG